The following proteins come from a genomic window of Lycium ferocissimum isolate CSIRO_LF1 chromosome 4, AGI_CSIRO_Lferr_CH_V1, whole genome shotgun sequence:
- the LOC132052668 gene encoding putative axial regulator YABBY 2 isoform X1 → MSLDMTYSSSSERVCYVHCTFCNTILAVNVPCNSMMTIVTVRCGHCANLLSVNIGSSVQSLPLQDLQKQQRQELTIEDGSRGYGSSSSSTNCHRFSPIAADDQPRNSPIRPPEKRQRVPSAYNRFIKEEIQRIKASNPDISHREAFSTAAKNWAHFPHIHFGLKLDGNKQTNKLDHAVAGEGPQKSVGLY, encoded by the exons ATGTCACTGGACATGACATATTCGTCTTCCTCGGAACGTGTTTGCTATGTTCACTGCACCTTCTGCAACACAATTCTCGCG GTTAACGTTCCATGCAACAGCATGATGACAATAGTGACAGTAAGGTGTGGACACTGCGCAAATTTGCTTTCAGTTAATATTGGATCTTCTGTTCAGTCTCTTCCCCTTCAAGATTTACAG AAGCAGCAGAGACAAGAGTTGACTATTGAAGATGGGAGTAGAGGCTATGGGTCATCATCCTCTTCTACCAATTGTCACAGATTTTCTCCCATTGCCGCAGATGATCAACCTAGAAACTCTCCTATTCGTC CACCGGAGAAAAGACAACGAGTTCCTTCTGCCTACAATAGATTTATCAA GGAGGAGATCCAAAGGATAAAGGCAAGCAATCCTGATATTAGCCACCGCGAAGCTTTTAGCACTGCTGCCAAAAAT TGGGCACATTTCCCTCATATCCACTTTGGACTCAAGCTGGATGGCAACAAGCAAACCAATAAATTGGATCATGCAGTTGCAGGAGAGGGTCCTCAGAAATCTGTTGGTCTCTATTAA
- the LOC132052668 gene encoding putative axial regulator YABBY 2 isoform X2: MSLDMTYSSSSERVCYVHCTFCNTILAVNVPCNSMMTIVTVRCGHCANLLSVNIGSSVQSLPLQDLQQQRQELTIEDGSRGYGSSSSSTNCHRFSPIAADDQPRNSPIRPPEKRQRVPSAYNRFIKEEIQRIKASNPDISHREAFSTAAKNWAHFPHIHFGLKLDGNKQTNKLDHAVAGEGPQKSVGLY, from the exons ATGTCACTGGACATGACATATTCGTCTTCCTCGGAACGTGTTTGCTATGTTCACTGCACCTTCTGCAACACAATTCTCGCG GTTAACGTTCCATGCAACAGCATGATGACAATAGTGACAGTAAGGTGTGGACACTGCGCAAATTTGCTTTCAGTTAATATTGGATCTTCTGTTCAGTCTCTTCCCCTTCAAGATTTACAG CAGCAGAGACAAGAGTTGACTATTGAAGATGGGAGTAGAGGCTATGGGTCATCATCCTCTTCTACCAATTGTCACAGATTTTCTCCCATTGCCGCAGATGATCAACCTAGAAACTCTCCTATTCGTC CACCGGAGAAAAGACAACGAGTTCCTTCTGCCTACAATAGATTTATCAA GGAGGAGATCCAAAGGATAAAGGCAAGCAATCCTGATATTAGCCACCGCGAAGCTTTTAGCACTGCTGCCAAAAAT TGGGCACATTTCCCTCATATCCACTTTGGACTCAAGCTGGATGGCAACAAGCAAACCAATAAATTGGATCATGCAGTTGCAGGAGAGGGTCCTCAGAAATCTGTTGGTCTCTATTAA
- the LOC132052668 gene encoding putative axial regulator YABBY 2 isoform X3, whose product MSLDMTYSSSSERVCYVHCTFCNTILAVNVPCNSMMTIVTVRCGHCANLLSVNIGSSVQSLPLQDLQQRQELTIEDGSRGYGSSSSSTNCHRFSPIAADDQPRNSPIRPPEKRQRVPSAYNRFIKEEIQRIKASNPDISHREAFSTAAKNWAHFPHIHFGLKLDGNKQTNKLDHAVAGEGPQKSVGLY is encoded by the exons ATGTCACTGGACATGACATATTCGTCTTCCTCGGAACGTGTTTGCTATGTTCACTGCACCTTCTGCAACACAATTCTCGCG GTTAACGTTCCATGCAACAGCATGATGACAATAGTGACAGTAAGGTGTGGACACTGCGCAAATTTGCTTTCAGTTAATATTGGATCTTCTGTTCAGTCTCTTCCCCTTCAAGATTTACAG CAGAGACAAGAGTTGACTATTGAAGATGGGAGTAGAGGCTATGGGTCATCATCCTCTTCTACCAATTGTCACAGATTTTCTCCCATTGCCGCAGATGATCAACCTAGAAACTCTCCTATTCGTC CACCGGAGAAAAGACAACGAGTTCCTTCTGCCTACAATAGATTTATCAA GGAGGAGATCCAAAGGATAAAGGCAAGCAATCCTGATATTAGCCACCGCGAAGCTTTTAGCACTGCTGCCAAAAAT TGGGCACATTTCCCTCATATCCACTTTGGACTCAAGCTGGATGGCAACAAGCAAACCAATAAATTGGATCATGCAGTTGCAGGAGAGGGTCCTCAGAAATCTGTTGGTCTCTATTAA
- the LOC132052668 gene encoding putative axial regulator YABBY 2 isoform X6: MMTIVTVRCGHCANLLSVNIGSSVQSLPLQDLQQRQELTIEDGSRGYGSSSSSTNCHRFSPIAADDQPRNSPIRPPEKRQRVPSAYNRFIKEEIQRIKASNPDISHREAFSTAAKNWAHFPHIHFGLKLDGNKQTNKLDHAVAGEGPQKSVGLY; encoded by the exons ATGATGACAATAGTGACAGTAAGGTGTGGACACTGCGCAAATTTGCTTTCAGTTAATATTGGATCTTCTGTTCAGTCTCTTCCCCTTCAAGATTTACAG CAGAGACAAGAGTTGACTATTGAAGATGGGAGTAGAGGCTATGGGTCATCATCCTCTTCTACCAATTGTCACAGATTTTCTCCCATTGCCGCAGATGATCAACCTAGAAACTCTCCTATTCGTC CACCGGAGAAAAGACAACGAGTTCCTTCTGCCTACAATAGATTTATCAA GGAGGAGATCCAAAGGATAAAGGCAAGCAATCCTGATATTAGCCACCGCGAAGCTTTTAGCACTGCTGCCAAAAAT TGGGCACATTTCCCTCATATCCACTTTGGACTCAAGCTGGATGGCAACAAGCAAACCAATAAATTGGATCATGCAGTTGCAGGAGAGGGTCCTCAGAAATCTGTTGGTCTCTATTAA
- the LOC132052668 gene encoding putative axial regulator YABBY 2 isoform X4, which produces MMTIVTVRCGHCANLLSVNIGSSVQSLPLQDLQKQQRQELTIEDGSRGYGSSSSSTNCHRFSPIAADDQPRNSPIRPPEKRQRVPSAYNRFIKEEIQRIKASNPDISHREAFSTAAKNWAHFPHIHFGLKLDGNKQTNKLDHAVAGEGPQKSVGLY; this is translated from the exons ATGATGACAATAGTGACAGTAAGGTGTGGACACTGCGCAAATTTGCTTTCAGTTAATATTGGATCTTCTGTTCAGTCTCTTCCCCTTCAAGATTTACAG AAGCAGCAGAGACAAGAGTTGACTATTGAAGATGGGAGTAGAGGCTATGGGTCATCATCCTCTTCTACCAATTGTCACAGATTTTCTCCCATTGCCGCAGATGATCAACCTAGAAACTCTCCTATTCGTC CACCGGAGAAAAGACAACGAGTTCCTTCTGCCTACAATAGATTTATCAA GGAGGAGATCCAAAGGATAAAGGCAAGCAATCCTGATATTAGCCACCGCGAAGCTTTTAGCACTGCTGCCAAAAAT TGGGCACATTTCCCTCATATCCACTTTGGACTCAAGCTGGATGGCAACAAGCAAACCAATAAATTGGATCATGCAGTTGCAGGAGAGGGTCCTCAGAAATCTGTTGGTCTCTATTAA
- the LOC132052668 gene encoding putative axial regulator YABBY 2 isoform X5, which produces MMTIVTVRCGHCANLLSVNIGSSVQSLPLQDLQQQRQELTIEDGSRGYGSSSSSTNCHRFSPIAADDQPRNSPIRPPEKRQRVPSAYNRFIKEEIQRIKASNPDISHREAFSTAAKNWAHFPHIHFGLKLDGNKQTNKLDHAVAGEGPQKSVGLY; this is translated from the exons ATGATGACAATAGTGACAGTAAGGTGTGGACACTGCGCAAATTTGCTTTCAGTTAATATTGGATCTTCTGTTCAGTCTCTTCCCCTTCAAGATTTACAG CAGCAGAGACAAGAGTTGACTATTGAAGATGGGAGTAGAGGCTATGGGTCATCATCCTCTTCTACCAATTGTCACAGATTTTCTCCCATTGCCGCAGATGATCAACCTAGAAACTCTCCTATTCGTC CACCGGAGAAAAGACAACGAGTTCCTTCTGCCTACAATAGATTTATCAA GGAGGAGATCCAAAGGATAAAGGCAAGCAATCCTGATATTAGCCACCGCGAAGCTTTTAGCACTGCTGCCAAAAAT TGGGCACATTTCCCTCATATCCACTTTGGACTCAAGCTGGATGGCAACAAGCAAACCAATAAATTGGATCATGCAGTTGCAGGAGAGGGTCCTCAGAAATCTGTTGGTCTCTATTAA
- the LOC132052669 gene encoding ubiquitin carboxyl-terminal hydrolase 8 isoform X1 encodes MDNPSEHSSDSPQQPESHVNDDQQLYFVPYRWWKEAQDSAPSDGKSATLYAVAPAPSYGGPMKIINNIFSPDVAFNLRREEESLSQSQENGEVGVSGRDYALVPGDIWLQALKWHSNSKAAAKNGKSFSATDEDIADVYPLQLRLSVSRETSSLGVRISKKDNSVECFRRACRIFSVDTEPLRIWDLSGQTELFFANENNKMIKDSQKQSEQDLLLELQVYGLSDSVKNKAKKDEMSMQYLNGSSLLMNGTGSGITSNLTRSSSSSFSGGPCEAGTLGLTGLQNLGNTCFMNSALQCLAHTPKLVDYFLGDYKREINHDNPLGMNGEIASAFGDLLKKLWAPGAAPVAPRTFKLKLAHFAPQFSGFNQHDSQEVLAFLLDGLHEDLNRVKNKPYVEAKDGDDRPDEEIADEYWDYHLARNDSIIVDVCQGQYRSTLVCPVCKKVSIMFDPFMYLSLPLPSTSTRSMTLTVVKSGSDIEISTFTITVPKDGKLEDLIRALSTACSLEADETLLVAEIYNNRIIRYLEDPADSLSLIRDGDRLVAYRLHKGTEEAPLVVFTHQQIDEHYTYGRLTSSWKAFGIPLAAHCRVLKGSDIYSLYMQLLTPFLVQSRAQTDEHNFDRSSTEVRADMEPDDSRVNGFPESFAEENAAEHLDTEFHFYLSDNKASSEIVMDQPLQSTDVPGRLNVLVNWSPKMLEQYNTSIFSSLPEVFKAGFFGRRPQESVSFYKCLEAFLKEEPLGPEDMWFCPGCKQHRQATKKLDLWRLPEILVIHLKRFSYSRFLKNKLDTYVDFPTHDLDLSSYMAFKDGKSSYRYMLYAISNHYGSMGGGHYTAFVHQGADRWYDFDDSHVSPISQDKIKTSAAYVLFYRRVEEI; translated from the exons ATGGATAACCCATCGGAGCATTCCTCGGATTCTCCTCAACAGCCCGAATCTCATGTAAATGATGACCAGCAACTTTATTTTGTTCCTTACAG GTGGTGGAAGGAGGCACAGGATTCAGCACCATCAGATGGGAAGTCGGCGACCTTGTATGCAGTGGCACCAGCTCCATCTTATGGAGGGCCAATGAAAATCATTAACAATATATTTAGCCCAGACGTCGCATTTAACTTGAGGAGAGAGGAGGAATCTTTATCACAGAGTCAGGAGAATGGTGAAGTTGGGGTATCCGGCCGGGACTATGCTTTGGTCCCTGGCGACATATGGCTGCAGGCACTCAAATG GCACAGTAACTCTAAAGCTGCCGCTAAGAATGGAAAAAGCTTTTCAGCAACAGATGAGGATATTGCGGATGTCTATCCTTTACAGCTGAGGCTTTCTGTTTCGCGGGAGACCAGCTCCTTGGGAGTCAGGATAAGCAAAAAG GACAATTCAGTTGAATGCTTTAGAAGAGCCTGCAGAATTTTTAGTGTGGATACAGAACCC TTACGGATTTGGGATTTGTCTGGGCAGACGGAGTTGTTTTTtgcaaatgaaaataataaaatgatcAAGGACTCTCAGAAGCAGTCAGAGCAAGAT CTGCTCTTGGAGTTGCAGGTTTATGGGCTATCAGATTCtgttaaaaataaagcaaaaaaggATGAGATGTCAATGCAATACCTTAATGGTTCTTCCCTTCTGATGAATGGTACTGGCAGTGGTATAACCTCTAATCTCACCAGGAGCAGTTCGTCATCCTTTTCTGGAGGTCCATGTGAAGCTGGTACCTTGGGATTGACTGGATTGCAAAACCTAGGGAACACCTGTTTCATGAACAGTGCTCTTCAGTGCCTTGCACATACGCCAAAGCTCGTTGATTACTTTCTCGGGGACTACAAGAGAGAAATAAATCATGACAACCCATTGGGAATGAAT GGAGAAATTGCCTCTGCTTTTGGGGACCTTTTGAAGAAATTATGGGCTCCTGGAGCGGCTCCTGTGGCACCTAGAACATTCAAATTAAAGCTCGCTCATTTTGCTCCTCAATTCAGCGGCTTCAATCAGCATGATTCTCAG GAGGTCTTAGCTTTTCTATTGGATGGACTCCATGAAGATTTGAACCGCGTCAAGAATAAACCTTATGTTGAAGCTAAGGATGGAGATGATCGTCCAGATGAAGAAATCGCTGATGAATACTGGGACTATCATCTGGCTCGTAATGATTCCATCATAGTGGATGTGTGCCAA GGTCAATATCGTTCCACATTGGTCTGTCCTGTTTGCAAAAAGGTCTCCATCATGTTTGATCCATTCATGTATTTGTCACTGCCTCTGCCATCTACATCTACGAGGTCGATGACTCTCACAGTTGTAAAAAGTGGCAGTGATATTGAGATATCTACATTTACAATAACTGTTCCCAAGGATGGAAAGCTTGAAGATCTAATTCGTGCTTTGAGCACTGCGTGCTCTTTGGAGGCTGATGAGACCCTTTTGGTGGCTGAG ATATACAACAACCGCATTATACGTTATCTTGAGGATCCAGCCGATTCATTATCCTTAATAAGAGATGGTGACCGACTTGTTGCATATCGGTTGCACAAGGGTACTGAAGAAGCCCCCTTGGTTGTGTTTACACATCAACAGATTGATGA GCATTATACATACGGGAGGCTGACTTCAAGTTGGAAGGCATTTGGTATTCCACTTGCCGCACATTGTAGAGTTCTTAAAGGATCTGATATCTATAGTCTTTATATGCAGTTGCTCACACCATTCTTAGTCCAAAGTAGAGCCCAGACAGATGAGCATAACTTCGATAGAAGTTCTACTGAAGTACGTGCAGACATGGAACCTGACGACTCAAGAGTAAATGGGTTTCCAGAAAGCTTTGCTGAAGAAAATGCTGCCGAACATTTAGATACGGAATTTCATTTTTACCTATCAGATAATAAGGCAAGCTCTGAGATTGTAATGGACCAGCCATTACAGTCCACAGATGTCCCTGGAAGGTTAAATGTTCTTGTAAATTGGTCACCTAAAATGCTTGAACAATACAATACAAGCATTTTCAGCTCACTGCCAGAAGTTTTCAAAGCTGGGTTTTTTGGCAGAAGACCACAAGAATCTGTCTCATTCTATAAATGTCTCGAGGCATTTCTGAAGGAAGAGCCCCTAGGGCCAGAAGATATGTG GTTCTGCCCTGGATGCAAGCAGCATCGCCAAGCCACTAAGAAGTTGGATCTTTGGAGACTGCCGGAAATTCTGGTCATCCACCTGAAGAGGTTCTCATACAGCCGGTTTCTGAAGAACAAGTTGGACACATATGTTGACTTCCCCACTCATGATCTTGATTTATCCTCGTATATGGCGTTCAAGGATGGAAAATCTTCCTATCGGTATATGCTTTATGCAATTAGCAACCATTATGGAAGCATGGGAGGGGGTCACTACACTGCGTTTGTTCAT CAAGGTGCTGATCGGTGGTATGACTTCGATGACAGCCATGTGTCTCCCATCAGCCAGGACAAGATCAAAACCTCGGCCGCCTATGTTCTGTTTTATAGACGAGTTGAAGAAATCTAA
- the LOC132052669 gene encoding ubiquitin carboxyl-terminal hydrolase 8 isoform X2, producing the protein MKIINNIFSPDVAFNLRREEESLSQSQENGEVGVSGRDYALVPGDIWLQALKWHSNSKAAAKNGKSFSATDEDIADVYPLQLRLSVSRETSSLGVRISKKDNSVECFRRACRIFSVDTEPLRIWDLSGQTELFFANENNKMIKDSQKQSEQDLLLELQVYGLSDSVKNKAKKDEMSMQYLNGSSLLMNGTGSGITSNLTRSSSSSFSGGPCEAGTLGLTGLQNLGNTCFMNSALQCLAHTPKLVDYFLGDYKREINHDNPLGMNGEIASAFGDLLKKLWAPGAAPVAPRTFKLKLAHFAPQFSGFNQHDSQEVLAFLLDGLHEDLNRVKNKPYVEAKDGDDRPDEEIADEYWDYHLARNDSIIVDVCQGQYRSTLVCPVCKKVSIMFDPFMYLSLPLPSTSTRSMTLTVVKSGSDIEISTFTITVPKDGKLEDLIRALSTACSLEADETLLVAEIYNNRIIRYLEDPADSLSLIRDGDRLVAYRLHKGTEEAPLVVFTHQQIDEHYTYGRLTSSWKAFGIPLAAHCRVLKGSDIYSLYMQLLTPFLVQSRAQTDEHNFDRSSTEVRADMEPDDSRVNGFPESFAEENAAEHLDTEFHFYLSDNKASSEIVMDQPLQSTDVPGRLNVLVNWSPKMLEQYNTSIFSSLPEVFKAGFFGRRPQESVSFYKCLEAFLKEEPLGPEDMWFCPGCKQHRQATKKLDLWRLPEILVIHLKRFSYSRFLKNKLDTYVDFPTHDLDLSSYMAFKDGKSSYRYMLYAISNHYGSMGGGHYTAFVHQGADRWYDFDDSHVSPISQDKIKTSAAYVLFYRRVEEI; encoded by the exons ATGAAAATCATTAACAATATATTTAGCCCAGACGTCGCATTTAACTTGAGGAGAGAGGAGGAATCTTTATCACAGAGTCAGGAGAATGGTGAAGTTGGGGTATCCGGCCGGGACTATGCTTTGGTCCCTGGCGACATATGGCTGCAGGCACTCAAATG GCACAGTAACTCTAAAGCTGCCGCTAAGAATGGAAAAAGCTTTTCAGCAACAGATGAGGATATTGCGGATGTCTATCCTTTACAGCTGAGGCTTTCTGTTTCGCGGGAGACCAGCTCCTTGGGAGTCAGGATAAGCAAAAAG GACAATTCAGTTGAATGCTTTAGAAGAGCCTGCAGAATTTTTAGTGTGGATACAGAACCC TTACGGATTTGGGATTTGTCTGGGCAGACGGAGTTGTTTTTtgcaaatgaaaataataaaatgatcAAGGACTCTCAGAAGCAGTCAGAGCAAGAT CTGCTCTTGGAGTTGCAGGTTTATGGGCTATCAGATTCtgttaaaaataaagcaaaaaaggATGAGATGTCAATGCAATACCTTAATGGTTCTTCCCTTCTGATGAATGGTACTGGCAGTGGTATAACCTCTAATCTCACCAGGAGCAGTTCGTCATCCTTTTCTGGAGGTCCATGTGAAGCTGGTACCTTGGGATTGACTGGATTGCAAAACCTAGGGAACACCTGTTTCATGAACAGTGCTCTTCAGTGCCTTGCACATACGCCAAAGCTCGTTGATTACTTTCTCGGGGACTACAAGAGAGAAATAAATCATGACAACCCATTGGGAATGAAT GGAGAAATTGCCTCTGCTTTTGGGGACCTTTTGAAGAAATTATGGGCTCCTGGAGCGGCTCCTGTGGCACCTAGAACATTCAAATTAAAGCTCGCTCATTTTGCTCCTCAATTCAGCGGCTTCAATCAGCATGATTCTCAG GAGGTCTTAGCTTTTCTATTGGATGGACTCCATGAAGATTTGAACCGCGTCAAGAATAAACCTTATGTTGAAGCTAAGGATGGAGATGATCGTCCAGATGAAGAAATCGCTGATGAATACTGGGACTATCATCTGGCTCGTAATGATTCCATCATAGTGGATGTGTGCCAA GGTCAATATCGTTCCACATTGGTCTGTCCTGTTTGCAAAAAGGTCTCCATCATGTTTGATCCATTCATGTATTTGTCACTGCCTCTGCCATCTACATCTACGAGGTCGATGACTCTCACAGTTGTAAAAAGTGGCAGTGATATTGAGATATCTACATTTACAATAACTGTTCCCAAGGATGGAAAGCTTGAAGATCTAATTCGTGCTTTGAGCACTGCGTGCTCTTTGGAGGCTGATGAGACCCTTTTGGTGGCTGAG ATATACAACAACCGCATTATACGTTATCTTGAGGATCCAGCCGATTCATTATCCTTAATAAGAGATGGTGACCGACTTGTTGCATATCGGTTGCACAAGGGTACTGAAGAAGCCCCCTTGGTTGTGTTTACACATCAACAGATTGATGA GCATTATACATACGGGAGGCTGACTTCAAGTTGGAAGGCATTTGGTATTCCACTTGCCGCACATTGTAGAGTTCTTAAAGGATCTGATATCTATAGTCTTTATATGCAGTTGCTCACACCATTCTTAGTCCAAAGTAGAGCCCAGACAGATGAGCATAACTTCGATAGAAGTTCTACTGAAGTACGTGCAGACATGGAACCTGACGACTCAAGAGTAAATGGGTTTCCAGAAAGCTTTGCTGAAGAAAATGCTGCCGAACATTTAGATACGGAATTTCATTTTTACCTATCAGATAATAAGGCAAGCTCTGAGATTGTAATGGACCAGCCATTACAGTCCACAGATGTCCCTGGAAGGTTAAATGTTCTTGTAAATTGGTCACCTAAAATGCTTGAACAATACAATACAAGCATTTTCAGCTCACTGCCAGAAGTTTTCAAAGCTGGGTTTTTTGGCAGAAGACCACAAGAATCTGTCTCATTCTATAAATGTCTCGAGGCATTTCTGAAGGAAGAGCCCCTAGGGCCAGAAGATATGTG GTTCTGCCCTGGATGCAAGCAGCATCGCCAAGCCACTAAGAAGTTGGATCTTTGGAGACTGCCGGAAATTCTGGTCATCCACCTGAAGAGGTTCTCATACAGCCGGTTTCTGAAGAACAAGTTGGACACATATGTTGACTTCCCCACTCATGATCTTGATTTATCCTCGTATATGGCGTTCAAGGATGGAAAATCTTCCTATCGGTATATGCTTTATGCAATTAGCAACCATTATGGAAGCATGGGAGGGGGTCACTACACTGCGTTTGTTCAT CAAGGTGCTGATCGGTGGTATGACTTCGATGACAGCCATGTGTCTCCCATCAGCCAGGACAAGATCAAAACCTCGGCCGCCTATGTTCTGTTTTATAGACGAGTTGAAGAAATCTAA